The Erigeron canadensis isolate Cc75 chromosome 4, C_canadensis_v1, whole genome shotgun sequence genome window below encodes:
- the LOC122597036 gene encoding uncharacterized protein LOC122597036, translated as MSDSIAHKIKEEVAMAVQKEFDKGLPKPPKYNGDLDPIVSTKWINEIEGAFRITKTPSEDKTLYGLSMLTDRAKLCSVLPEYLKDDKLLKEHFYRKLRKSIREKITLLQIETFTQFVDVARWHEVEQGMPDDDSLKRKAEQSDSSNKMFRPSGSSGGSTFRRNAPTCTNCGKHHFGCLPSVSRGRKALRRVNEKKVAKQVGTPKGRSFQISVAQAKESPDVVSGTFLVYDTPAKVLFDSGANRSFVATRFTKCIHLQLSFLESPLLVEVAGDQTYVIKNVYLGCSLTINFENFKANLIPMGLGEFDVILGMDWLGQHEVSICCTDKSVHLKTPNGKDMVIYGERNQDSLPLCTYARARRLISRGCKAFLAHVIDSNKESKLISEIPVVNKFIDVFPDDLPGFPPDRQIDFKIDLVPGATPIAKAPNRLAPTEMREMMEQLQELLDKGFIRQSSSTWGALVLFVKKKDGSLRMYIDYRELNKVTIKNKYHLPRIDDNFDQLQGASYFTKIDLHSGYHQLKVCEEDVPKTACRTHYGHYEFLVMPFGLTNAPVAFMNLMNRVCRPFLDKSGIVFIDDILIYSRCQTDHERHLREILETLRREKLYAKFSKCEFWLRKVKFLGHVVSQDGIKVDPAKISAIMKWEPPKSPTEIRSFLGLAGYYRRFIQDFS; from the exons ATGAGTGATTCTATCGCTCACAAAATAAAGGAGGAGGTGGCTATGGCGGTGCAAAAAGAATTTGATAAAGGTCTTCCTAAACCTCCCAAGTATAATGGGGATCTCGACCCTATTGTGAGTACCAAGTGGATAAATGAAATTGAGGGAGCTTTTCGTATTACAAAGACTCCCTCAGAAGATAAAACGTTATATGGGTTGAGTATGTTGACTGATAGAGCAAAGTTGTG CTCAGTTTTGCCAGAATATCTGAAGGATGATAAACTGTTGAAAGAACATTTTTACCGTAAGCTCCGTAAGAGTATTAGAGAGAAGATCACTCTTCTCCAAATTGAAACTTTTACTCAGTTTGTTGATGTGGCGAGATGGCATGAGGTTGAACAAGGTATGCCAGATGatgattctttgaaaagaaaggCAGAACAAAGTGATTCATCGAATAAAATGTTTCGACCCAGTGGAAGTTCAGGAGGTAGCACTTTTAGGAGGAATGCTCCCACATGTACAAATTGTGGAAAACATCATTTTGGA TGCTTGCCCAGTGTTAGCAGAGGAAGAAAGGCTTTGAGAAGAGTTAATGAGAAGAAAGTGGCCAAGCAAGTAGGAACTCCTAAAGGGAGATCATTTCAAATCTCGGTAGCTCAAGCAAAAGAATCACCCGATGTTGTATCAGGTACTTTTCTAGTTTATGACACTCCCGCTAAAGTTCTATTTGATTCCGGAGCCAATCGTTCTTTTGTAGCCACTCGATTCACTAAATGTATTCATTTACAACTATCTTTTCTTGAATCTCCATTGTTGGTGGAAGTAGCGGGTGATCAAACTTATGTgattaaaaatgtatatttagGTTGTAGCTTGAccataaattttgaaaactttaaagcCAATCTTATTCCTATGGGTTTGGGAgaatttgatgtgattttagGTATGGATTGGCTTGGCCAACATGAGGTGAGTATTTGTTGTACCGATAAAAGTGTTCACCTTAAGACTCCTAATGGTAAGGATATGGTCATCTATGGTGAAAGAAATCAAGATTCATTACCATTGTGTACTTATGCTCGAGCTCGTCGACTTATTTCTCGTGGATGCAAAGCTTTTCTTGCTCATGTTATTGACTCTAATAAGGAATCTAAATTAATATCCGAAATTCCCGTTGTTAATAAATTTATTGATGTTTTTCCCGATGATTTACCCGGTTTTCCTCCCGATAGACAAATTGACTTTAAGATTGATCTTGTTCCGGGTGCAACACCCATTGCTAAAGCTCCGAATCGTCTTGCTCCAACTGAAATGCGAGAGATGATGGAACAACTCCAAGAACTTCTTGATAAGGGTTTTATACGCCAAAGTAGTTCTACATGGGGTGCTCTCGTAttgtttgttaaaaagaaagatggtaGTTTGCGGATGTACATTGACTATCGTGAACTCAATAAAGTCACCATAAAAAATAAGTATCATTTGCCTCGCATTGACGATAattttgatcaacttcaaggagcatCGTATTTCACAAAGATCGATCTTCATTCGGGTTATCATCAACTTAAAGTTTGTGAAGAAGACGTTCCTAAAACCGCATGTAGGACCCATTATGGTCATTATGAATTCTTggtcatgccttttggtttgACAAATGCTCCTGTGGCTTTTATGAATCTTATGAATCGGGTTTGCCGTCCTTTTCTTGATAAATCTGGTATTGTTTTTATTgatgatattttaatttattcaagGTGTCAAACCGATCATGAAAGGCATCTTCGTGAAATTCTTGAAACACTTCGTCGAGAGAAGTTATATGctaaattttctaaatgtgaattttggttgcgGAAGGTGAAATTCCTTGGACATGTTGTTAGTCAAGATGGAATTAAAGTTGATCCGGCGAAAATTAGTGCAATCATGAAATGGGAGCCTCCTAAGTCCCCGACGGAAATTCGTAGTTTTCTTGGTTTGGCGGGTTATTACCGTCGTTTTATTCAAGATTTTTCCTAG